Below is a genomic region from Parageobacillus toebii NBRC 107807.
CAGAGTGATCGATAGAAACGAACGGAACGGGCTGGCTCCGAGAATGGCAGCCGCTTTTTCGAGAGACGGATCAATGTTATACAAACTGGTAGCAATGGACAAAATCATAAACGGCATATACGCATTCGACAAACCGATGACAACCCCTGCTTCCGAAAACAAAAGTTTCAGTGGCGACTCGGTGATGCCAAGGCCTGTCAACAGTTGATTGACCGTGCCGTTGGGCAACAGAAGCAAATACCAGCCAAAATTGCGAACCACGATGCTGATCAAAAGCGGCGATGCCACCAACAGGGTCAGCAATCCCCGGACGCGTGGAGAGCATTTTGCCATCGTCAGCGCCACTGGATAACCAAGCAGTAACGACACGATTACCGTGTACAGGCTCACTTTGATCGTCAGCCAGAGAGAATGCAAGTAATAGGAATCGGTGAAAAACCGGACATAGTTGTCAATGCTGTAAACCGCATTTGTCCCGCTCAGTCTTTCCGTGTCAATAAAGCTTAGATACAGGATATAAAGCATCGGAACCACAAAGAAACCGATAATAAACAGCAACAATGGCAGTAACAGCAGTACGGCGGCCAGATGTTTTTTCCAATTCCTGCGTTTTCCCAATACAGCCGGCTGCAACCGCAAGCTGGCTATTTCTTGACGATCATCATGTCTGACGGGTTCCATCCGACCATCACCTCAGTTCCTATCGTCCAGCCTGCTTCGATTGAGGGATGCAACACCTGCATCCGTTCACCTAGCAGT
It encodes:
- a CDS encoding ABC transporter permease is translated as MEPVRHDDRQEIASLRLQPAVLGKRRNWKKHLAAVLLLLPLLLFIIGFFVVPMLYILYLSFIDTERLSGTNAVYSIDNYVRFFTDSYYLHSLWLTIKVSLYTVIVSLLLGYPVALTMAKCSPRVRGLLTLLVASPLLISIVVRNFGWYLLLLPNGTVNQLLTGLGITESPLKLLFSEAGVVIGLSNAYMPFMILSIATSLYNIDPSLEKAAAILGASPFRSFLSITLPLSLPGIVSGMVLVFSMSMSAYVTPALMGGANVPMLPVVAYDQIIHLLRWTYGSAVSYVLLGITLAIVTIFTRMMERGRYREVFR